The following coding sequences are from one Arcobacter nitrofigilis DSM 7299 window:
- a CDS encoding F0F1 ATP synthase subunit A translates to MEGRLFTFLGAIGGHSQEWIILSHYILVIAIIFLVARAATRKMQLVPTGAQNVMEAYIGGVVSMGADTMGEENARRYLPLIGSLGLVVLVANLMGVVPGFESTTSNINFTLALALIVFVYYNYLGIKKNGFVGYFAHFMGPMPILAPLMFPIEIISHISRIISLSFRLFGSIRGDDMFLMVLLMLVPWLLPLPGFFLLTAFAFLQAFIFMILTYVYIAGSIMMEHEDH, encoded by the coding sequence ATGGAAGGAAGATTATTTACATTCTTAGGCGCTATCGGTGGTCATAGTCAAGAATGGATTATCCTGTCGCATTATATTTTAGTAATTGCGATTATATTTTTAGTTGCAAGAGCGGCAACAAGAAAGATGCAACTAGTTCCAACTGGTGCACAAAATGTAATGGAAGCATATATCGGTGGTGTTGTATCTATGGGTGCTGATACTATGGGAGAAGAAAATGCTAGAAGATATTTACCATTAATTGGTTCATTAGGTCTAGTTGTTCTTGTTGCAAACTTAATGGGAGTAGTTCCAGGGTTTGAATCTACTACTAGTAATATCAACTTTACTTTAGCATTAGCATTAATTGTATTTGTTTACTACAACTACTTAGGTATTAAGAAAAATGGTTTTGTAGGTTATTTTGCTCATTTTATGGGACCTATGCCTATTTTAGCTCCATTAATGTTCCCTATTGAAATTATTTCTCATATATCTAGAATTATTTCATTATCATTCAGACTTTTTGGTTCAATTAGAGGGGATGATATGTTCCTTATGGTACTTTTAATGTTAGTACCTTGGTTATTACCACTTCCAGGATTTTTCCTATTAACAGCGTTTGCATTTTTACAAGCGTTTATTTTCATGATTTTAACTTACGTATATATCGCAGGTTCTATCATGATGGAGCATGAAGACCATTAA
- the ilvA gene encoding threonine ammonia-lyase: MITLKDIKDAKEKLEGIILKTPLTYAPFLSEELNSNVFLKKENLQLTGSFKIRGAFNKVASLDEETRNIGIVAASAGNHAQGIAYAGNYFGCDATIFMPEATPLTKVSGVKQYGANVVLTGQNYDEAYAAAIKFCEENNKTFIHAFANDKVIAGQGTIGLEIIEQIEDLEVLVIPIGGGGLIAGAAVAAKSINPNIKIIGVVASGARGMKDSFEARLPIDSTSVKTIADGIAVKVVTPKLLEYALEYVDEVVEVEEHEIANAILFLLEKHKLVVEGAGAVSVAALMHKRIDIENSKVCAIISGGNIDVTMLSQIIEKGLVKSYRKMNLMVTLIDKPGSLMHLTSIFQSSDANIVQIDYDRSSIKLEFGEAYLTVSLETKGEEHQKVIRENLKQNGYRFKQI; the protein is encoded by the coding sequence ATGATTACATTAAAAGATATAAAAGACGCAAAAGAAAAACTAGAAGGAATCATATTAAAAACTCCTCTTACTTATGCACCATTTTTAAGTGAAGAACTTAATAGTAATGTTTTCTTAAAAAAAGAGAACCTACAATTAACAGGAAGTTTCAAAATAAGAGGTGCTTTTAATAAAGTTGCATCACTTGATGAAGAGACTAGAAATATAGGAATAGTAGCAGCTAGTGCTGGAAATCATGCCCAAGGTATTGCTTATGCAGGAAACTATTTTGGCTGTGATGCAACTATATTTATGCCTGAAGCTACACCTCTTACAAAAGTAAGTGGTGTTAAACAATATGGAGCAAATGTTGTTTTAACTGGTCAAAACTATGATGAAGCGTATGCAGCTGCTATTAAATTTTGTGAAGAGAATAATAAAACATTTATTCATGCTTTTGCTAATGATAAAGTAATTGCAGGACAAGGAACTATTGGATTAGAGATTATTGAACAAATAGAAGATTTAGAAGTTTTAGTAATTCCAATTGGTGGTGGTGGATTAATCGCAGGAGCTGCAGTTGCTGCTAAATCTATAAATCCTAATATAAAAATTATAGGTGTTGTTGCAAGTGGTGCAAGGGGAATGAAAGACTCTTTTGAAGCAAGATTACCTATTGATTCAACTTCTGTAAAAACAATAGCAGATGGAATTGCAGTAAAAGTTGTAACACCAAAACTTCTTGAATATGCTTTAGAATATGTGGATGAAGTAGTAGAAGTGGAAGAACATGAGATAGCAAATGCAATTTTATTTTTACTTGAAAAACACAAACTTGTAGTTGAAGGTGCAGGTGCAGTTTCAGTTGCAGCACTTATGCACAAAAGAATAGATATAGAAAACTCTAAAGTTTGTGCAATTATTAGTGGTGGAAATATTGATGTAACTATGTTATCTCAAATTATTGAAAAAGGTTTAGTAAAATCTTATAGAAAAATGAATCTTATGGTAACACTTATAGATAAACCAGGTTCTTTGATGCATTTGACATCAATTTTTCAATCAAGTGATGCAAATATTGTTCAAATAGATTACGATAGAAGTTCGATAAAACTGGAGTTTGGTGAAGCTTATCTTACTGTTTCATTAGAGACAAAAGGTGAAGAACACCAAAAAGTAATAAGAGAAAATTTGAAACAAAATGGTTACAGATTTAAACAAATCTGA
- the metE gene encoding 5-methyltetrahydropteroyltriglutamate--homocysteine S-methyltransferase has translation MLENTYIVGFPRIGEQRELKKVLESYWAKNCSFDEVQKVASELKKRHWNYQKEAGISYISSNDFSFYDNVLDTAIMLNAIPKRFKNLRGEELYFAMSRGNKSSVAMEMTKWFNTNYHYIVPELSLEDEYKLNASKIINEYNEAKNLGIKTKINLIGPITFLALAKRVDRGDTFELLHKILPIYIELFYELSKLDEVVTIQIDEPIFVKDNDAKILSLIKPTYDALSLTTNNIKLIVTTYFEHSTEATKILVNTPIWGLGLDFLYGSENLASLELIANSDKNLIAGVVDGRNIWKNNFEKSLDLLSKISQKVEKDKIIISSSCSLLHTPFTLKYENKLDEKIKNWLSFACEKLEEVSLLSKVFYKGIENLDEKELKELNKNKDSNKSRKTSPLIHDKEVQNRVENFKTFNREGKYEERIKIQKEALKYDSLVTTTIGSFPQTSEIRKSRSDFKTNKITKEEYTKSMKDYIDECITFQEECNLDVLVHGEPERNDMVEYFGEQLKGYGFTLNGWVQSYGSRCVKPPFIYGDISRPKPMTVDWITYAQSKTKKIMKGMLTGPVTILNWSFVRDDKPRDEVSKQIAIALSDEVNDLQNAGIKIIQVDEAAFKEGYPLRKEKIKVYEDWSVRDFKICVSSAKKETQIHTHMCYSEFNDIIETIENMDADVISIETARSGNELLKIFKKHGYKQEVGPGVYDIHSPRIPSVEEIVKQIKALLEVLPKEQLWINPDCGLKTRKWEEVIPSLKNMVKAVEIIKKENK, from the coding sequence ATGCTAGAAAACACATATATAGTAGGTTTTCCAAGAATTGGAGAACAAAGGGAGTTAAAAAAAGTATTAGAAAGTTATTGGGCAAAAAACTGCTCATTTGATGAAGTACAAAAAGTTGCAAGTGAACTTAAGAAAAGACATTGGAACTATCAAAAAGAAGCTGGTATTTCATATATAAGTTCAAATGATTTTAGTTTTTATGACAATGTTTTAGATACAGCAATTATGTTAAATGCTATTCCAAAGAGATTTAAAAATCTGAGGGGTGAAGAGCTATATTTTGCAATGTCTAGGGGAAATAAATCTTCAGTTGCTATGGAGATGACAAAATGGTTTAATACAAATTATCACTATATAGTTCCAGAACTTAGTTTAGAAGATGAGTATAAACTTAATGCTTCAAAGATAATCAATGAATATAATGAAGCAAAAAACCTAGGAATAAAAACAAAAATAAATCTTATTGGTCCTATCACATTTTTAGCTTTAGCAAAAAGAGTAGACAGAGGTGATACTTTTGAGTTGTTACACAAAATATTACCAATTTATATAGAGCTATTTTATGAGTTATCAAAACTTGATGAAGTTGTAACTATCCAAATAGATGAACCAATCTTTGTAAAAGATAATGATGCAAAAATTTTAAGTCTTATAAAACCAACATATGATGCCCTATCTCTTACAACAAATAATATAAAACTAATAGTTACTACATATTTTGAACACTCAACTGAAGCAACAAAGATTTTAGTTAATACTCCAATATGGGGATTAGGACTTGATTTTTTATATGGAAGTGAAAATTTAGCCTCTTTAGAACTTATTGCAAATAGTGATAAAAATCTAATTGCAGGAGTAGTTGATGGAAGAAATATATGGAAAAATAACTTTGAAAAATCTTTAGATTTATTGTCAAAGATTTCTCAAAAAGTTGAGAAAGATAAAATTATCATCTCCTCATCTTGTTCCTTATTACATACTCCATTTACATTAAAATATGAAAATAAACTTGATGAGAAAATTAAAAACTGGTTGAGTTTTGCTTGCGAAAAACTTGAAGAAGTATCACTTCTTTCAAAAGTTTTTTATAAAGGTATTGAAAATCTAGATGAGAAAGAACTTAAAGAGTTAAATAAAAACAAAGATTCAAACAAAAGTAGAAAAACTTCTCCTTTAATACATGATAAAGAAGTACAAAATAGAGTTGAAAACTTTAAGACATTTAACAGAGAAGGAAAGTATGAAGAGAGAATTAAGATACAAAAAGAGGCTTTAAAATATGATTCTCTTGTTACAACAACTATTGGTTCCTTTCCACAAACAAGTGAAATAAGAAAATCAAGAAGTGATTTTAAAACAAATAAAATCACAAAAGAAGAGTATACAAAATCTATGAAAGATTATATTGATGAGTGCATAACTTTTCAAGAAGAGTGTAATTTAGATGTATTAGTTCATGGAGAACCTGAGCGAAATGACATGGTTGAATATTTTGGGGAACAACTAAAAGGTTATGGCTTTACATTAAATGGCTGGGTACAAAGTTATGGAAGTAGATGTGTAAAACCTCCTTTTATATATGGAGATATATCTAGACCAAAGCCTATGACAGTTGATTGGATTACTTATGCACAAAGTAAAACAAAAAAAATCATGAAAGGAATGCTAACAGGTCCAGTTACTATACTTAACTGGTCATTTGTAAGGGATGACAAACCAAGAGATGAAGTATCAAAACAAATAGCCATTGCACTAAGTGATGAAGTAAATGATTTACAAAATGCAGGCATTAAAATAATTCAAGTAGACGAAGCTGCATTTAAAGAAGGATATCCTCTAAGAAAAGAGAAAATTAAAGTTTATGAAGATTGGTCAGTTAGAGATTTCAAAATTTGTGTAAGTAGTGCAAAAAAAGAGACTCAAATTCATACCCACATGTGTTATAGTGAATTTAATGATATTATTGAAACAATAGAAAACATGGATGCAGATGTTATTTCAATAGAAACAGCTAGAAGTGGAAATGAACTTTTAAAAATATTTAAAAAACATGGTTATAAACAAGAAGTAGGACCTGGTGTTTATGATATTCATAGTCCAAGAATTCCAAGTGTGGAAGAGATTGTAAAACAAATCAAAGCACTTTTGGAAGTTTTACCCAAAGAACAACTTTGGATTAATCCAGATTGTGGTTTAAAAACTAGAAAATGGGAAGAAGTGATTCCAAGTTTAAAAAATATGGTAAAAGCAGTAGAGATTATAAAGAAGGAGAATAAATAA
- the trmD gene encoding tRNA (guanosine(37)-N1)-methyltransferase TrmD, which produces MKFTFVTLFPNLIEPYFYDSILKRAVEDNFISYEFYNPRNYTENKHKKTDKQMVGGGAGMLMTPQPLFDCLDEIKIKNPDAYIIFPLAAAKPFNQKDAKRLAKKKNIVIVSGRYEGIDERVIEKYANEVFSIGEYILTGGELPSLVMADAISRNVQGVLGNADSLVMESYENNLLEAPSFTKPENFQKLSIVKEFLKGNHSKIADLKNNLAICKTKYYRPGLITNKKIK; this is translated from the coding sequence TTGAAATTTACATTTGTAACACTGTTCCCAAATCTTATTGAGCCTTATTTTTATGACTCAATATTAAAAAGAGCAGTAGAAGATAACTTTATATCATATGAATTCTATAATCCAAGAAATTATACAGAAAATAAACATAAAAAGACAGATAAACAAATGGTTGGTGGAGGAGCAGGAATGTTAATGACTCCCCAACCACTTTTTGATTGTTTGGATGAAATAAAAATCAAAAATCCTGATGCTTATATTATTTTTCCATTAGCTGCTGCAAAACCATTTAATCAAAAAGATGCAAAAAGGTTAGCAAAGAAAAAAAACATAGTTATTGTAAGTGGAAGGTATGAAGGAATTGATGAAAGAGTTATAGAAAAGTATGCAAATGAAGTATTTAGTATAGGAGAATATATACTAACTGGTGGAGAATTACCTTCATTAGTCATGGCAGATGCAATTTCTAGAAATGTTCAAGGTGTACTTGGAAATGCTGACTCTTTAGTAATGGAAAGTTATGAAAATAATCTTTTAGAAGCTCCATCTTTTACAAAACCTGAAAATTTCCAAAAATTAAGTATAGTTAAAGAATTTTTAAAGGGAAATCATAGTAAAATTGCCGACTTGAAAAATAATCTGGCTATTTGCAAAACAAAATATTATAGACCAGGTTTAATCACGAATAAAAAAATAAAATAG
- the rplS gene encoding 50S ribosomal protein L19 translates to MKNRYIASFEAAQIAEKEIPQFRAGDTVRLGIEIKEGEKKRVQSFEGIVIARSAEGVSATLTVRKIGANSVGVERIFPLYSESIKTFEVIRRGRVRRAKLHYLRGLTGKKARIKELKK, encoded by the coding sequence ATGAAAAATAGATACATTGCGAGCTTTGAAGCAGCGCAAATTGCAGAAAAAGAGATTCCTCAATTTAGAGCGGGTGATACTGTTAGACTTGGTATTGAAATTAAAGAGGGTGAGAAAAAAAGAGTTCAATCTTTTGAAGGTATTGTTATTGCTAGAAGTGCTGAAGGTGTAAGCGCTACTCTTACAGTAAGAAAAATCGGAGCTAACTCAGTTGGTGTTGAAAGAATTTTCCCATTATATTCAGAGTCAATTAAAACTTTTGAAGTAATAAGAAGAGGTAGAGTAAGAAGAGCTAAACTTCACTACTTAAGAGGATTAACTGGTAAAAAAGCTAGAATTAAAGAGCTTAAAAAGTAA
- a CDS encoding nucleoside phosphorylase-I family protein, translated as MITSKVLIHTALQPEAQYLINYYKLKQDNSIQNFKLFFNDNIILIVSGMGKTNTIDSLKYVFENYNIKKAINVGIAACCDESIKIGTLFCTNRLLPNINFAPIITVEEPLDSDENLETLLVDMESSYFKETCLKYINDVYVFKVVSDYLDVTIPKKSYVIDLIQKSFKLWEKYI; from the coding sequence ATGATTACTTCAAAAGTCTTAATCCACACAGCCCTTCAACCAGAAGCACAATATTTAATCAACTACTATAAACTCAAACAAGACAATTCTATTCAAAATTTCAAACTGTTTTTTAATGATAATATTATTTTAATAGTCTCAGGTATGGGCAAAACTAATACTATAGATTCTTTAAAATATGTATTTGAAAACTATAATATTAAAAAAGCTATAAATGTTGGAATTGCAGCATGTTGTGATGAGTCTATTAAGATAGGAACTCTATTTTGTACAAATAGATTGTTACCAAATATTAATTTTGCACCAATTATTACAGTTGAGGAACCCCTTGATAGTGATGAAAATTTAGAGACGCTTCTAGTAGATATGGAAAGTTCATATTTTAAAGAGACTTGTTTAAAATATATAAATGATGTATATGTTTTTAAAGTGGTTTCTGATTATTTAGATGTGACAATTCCTAAAAAATCATATGTTATTGATTTGATACAAAAAAGCTTTAAATTGTGGGAAAAATATATATGA
- a CDS encoding SPL family radical SAM protein, which yields MSIEKFNEHITKTNYENLKEKNKVFIKEVYLKYLFSYQELKQLIDFAIDFNMWNEKELYAVFEEEYPSRKNAFNHIRKIWEELKSSSNSYKSFDEKAYEKPRRFSFNEIKKESVGLGSCPVASESTRCCNLLTLDAVQSCGFDCSYCSIQSFYNQDKIGFDVNFKDNLKKLKLDPNYTYHIGTGQSSDSLMWGNKDGLLDALFDFARKNQNVILEFKTKSNNIKYFLENDVPANIICTWSLNTPTIIKNEEHLTATLEQRVDAAKALANKGVIVGFHFHPIVHYENYLDEYKEVFDKLITEFNPDDVALVSFGTLTFIKPVINKIKSRDFKSKILQMPFEEINKKQSYPYEIKKEMFKFAYDSFKAWHNKVYFYLCMEDHKLWKDCFGYEYFSNNQMEDMMKMSYLNKINQKNKVKKNVKREK from the coding sequence ATGAGTATAGAAAAATTTAATGAGCATATTACAAAAACAAATTATGAAAATCTAAAAGAAAAAAATAAAGTATTTATAAAAGAGGTATATTTAAAATATCTTTTTTCATATCAAGAGTTAAAACAACTAATCGATTTTGCAATTGATTTTAATATGTGGAATGAAAAAGAGCTTTATGCTGTTTTTGAAGAAGAATACCCTTCAAGAAAAAATGCCTTTAATCATATAAGAAAGATTTGGGAAGAGTTAAAGTCATCTTCAAACTCATATAAAAGTTTTGATGAAAAAGCTTACGAAAAACCTAGAAGATTCTCTTTTAATGAGATAAAAAAAGAGAGTGTTGGTCTTGGTTCTTGTCCCGTTGCAAGTGAAAGTACTAGGTGCTGTAATTTACTAACCCTTGATGCTGTTCAATCTTGTGGATTTGATTGTTCTTATTGTTCTATTCAATCTTTTTACAATCAAGATAAAATAGGCTTTGATGTAAATTTCAAAGATAATTTAAAAAAACTAAAACTAGACCCAAATTATACTTATCATATAGGAACAGGGCAGAGTTCTGATTCTCTTATGTGGGGAAATAAAGATGGGCTTTTAGATGCATTATTTGATTTTGCTAGAAAAAATCAAAATGTTATTTTAGAGTTCAAAACAAAATCAAATAATATAAAATATTTTTTGGAAAATGATGTTCCAGCAAATATTATTTGTACTTGGTCTTTAAATACACCAACAATCATAAAAAATGAAGAACATTTAACTGCAACATTAGAGCAAAGAGTTGATGCTGCAAAAGCTTTAGCAAATAAAGGTGTAATTGTAGGCTTCCACTTTCATCCAATTGTTCATTATGAGAATTATTTAGATGAGTATAAAGAGGTTTTTGATAAATTAATAACTGAATTTAATCCAGATGATGTAGCTTTAGTATCTTTTGGAACACTGACATTTATAAAACCAGTTATAAATAAAATAAAAAGTAGAGATTTTAAATCAAAAATCTTACAAATGCCCTTTGAAGAGATAAATAAAAAACAATCATATCCCTATGAAATTAAAAAAGAGATGTTTAAATTTGCCTATGACTCTTTTAAAGCGTGGCACAATAAGGTATACTTCTATTTATGCATGGAAGACCATAAACTTTGGAAAGACTGTTTTGGTTATGAATACTTTTCTAACAATCAAATGGAAGATATGATGAAAATGTCATACTTGAATAAAATTAATCAAAAAAATAAAGTTAAGAAAAATGTCAAAAGAGAAAAGTAA
- a CDS encoding patatin-like phospholipase family protein, giving the protein MSKEKSKLNEKEITLTLSGGGVRTAASLGVIKYLEENNFKIKKLSGTSGGAIIALLYAYGFSIDEIKEFFFTINKWDLFRFRFNSILSLNKVEKKLRAFVKDKEIKIPVEICVTNIETGKAEYHSKNDLIKSTIASCSLLPYFSSVEIDKKHYVDGGYSDNLPNKNLCKMKCLNISVNVNNLPNKFSHKKDALHRRSLFILTQSAMKRAKKRADYFVNIDTISEVKLFDFKSFDFVLEEGYKKANEILNVGKLNKNL; this is encoded by the coding sequence ATGTCAAAAGAGAAAAGTAAATTAAATGAAAAAGAAATTACTTTAACCTTATCAGGTGGAGGTGTAAGAACAGCTGCATCTCTTGGAGTAATAAAATACTTAGAAGAAAATAATTTTAAAATAAAGAAGTTATCAGGAACAAGTGGAGGGGCAATAATTGCCTTGCTTTATGCCTATGGCTTTTCAATAGATGAGATTAAAGAGTTTTTTTTTACAATAAATAAATGGGATTTATTTAGATTTAGATTCAACTCGATTTTAAGTTTAAATAAAGTAGAGAAGAAATTAAGAGCTTTTGTTAAAGATAAAGAGATAAAAATACCAGTTGAAATATGTGTAACTAATATTGAAACAGGAAAAGCAGAATATCATAGTAAAAATGATTTGATAAAATCAACTATAGCCTCTTGTTCTCTTTTACCATATTTCTCATCAGTTGAAATTGATAAAAAACATTATGTAGATGGTGGATATAGTGATAATTTGCCTAATAAAAATCTTTGCAAAATGAAATGTTTAAATATAAGTGTAAATGTTAATAATTTGCCAAATAAATTTTCTCATAAAAAAGATGCTTTACATAGAAGATCATTATTTATATTAACTCAAAGTGCTATGAAAAGAGCAAAAAAAAGAGCAGATTATTTTGTGAATATAGATACTATTTCAGAAGTAAAGTTATTTGATTTTAAAAGTTTTGATTTTGTTTTAGAAGAGGGATATAAAAAAGCAAATGAAATACTGAATGTAGGAAAATTAAATAAAAATCTATAG
- a CDS encoding metal ABC transporter ATP-binding protein, producing MNILEIDKLSFSYDKQVILEDISLTIKENDFLAIIGPNGGGKSTLLKAILGINKVKKGKIKFLGSKVEKNISTIGYVPQNTNVNVNFPIKVIEVVMMGHVGHKRPLLGYKKEEIACAMGALEQVGMQDFANVKIGTLSGGQRQRVMIARALCAHPKILLLDEPTASIDVDGQKQIYDLLKLLNKSITIVVVSHDISVILGYASKVAHINKKLTFHDISNRRNDIPNADNHFCEVEMLQLFGTQKSCGC from the coding sequence ATGAATATACTTGAAATAGATAAATTAAGCTTTTCATATGATAAACAAGTTATTCTTGAAGATATAAGTTTAACAATAAAAGAGAATGATTTTTTAGCAATTATTGGACCTAATGGTGGAGGAAAATCTACTTTATTAAAAGCAATTTTGGGAATAAACAAAGTTAAAAAAGGGAAAATAAAATTTTTAGGTTCTAAGGTTGAAAAAAATATTTCTACAATAGGGTATGTTCCCCAAAATACAAATGTAAATGTAAATTTTCCAATAAAAGTAATTGAAGTAGTAATGATGGGACATGTTGGACATAAGCGACCATTACTTGGGTATAAAAAAGAAGAGATAGCTTGTGCTATGGGTGCTTTGGAACAAGTTGGTATGCAAGATTTTGCCAATGTAAAAATTGGAACTCTTTCAGGAGGACAAAGACAAAGGGTAATGATAGCACGTGCACTTTGTGCTCATCCTAAAATTTTACTTTTAGATGAACCAACTGCTAGTATTGATGTGGATGGACAAAAACAAATTTATGATTTATTAAAACTTTTAAATAAATCAATCACAATAGTTGTTGTTAGTCATGATATTTCGGTTATTTTAGGTTATGCCTCAAAAGTTGCTCACATAAATAAAAAATTGACTTTCCATGATATCTCAAATAGAAGAAATGATATTCCCAATGCTGATAATCATTTTTGTGAAGTTGAAATGCTTCAATTATTTGGTACACAAAAGAGTTGTGGATGTTAG
- a CDS encoding metal ABC transporter permease, with the protein MLEALNYSFIQNAIIAGLLVSIAAGIIGSLIVVNRMVFLAGGMAHTSYGGIGIAIYFGLPIFLGATVFSIGAALLMSYLTLYQRERIDTFIGLIWACGMAIGIILVDLTPGYNVDLMSYLFGTILAVGSDDLIFMAILVAFIIVVVSLFYRDILAVSYDSEYASLRGINVKVFYTLILVLSALTVVIAIKVVGLILVIALLTIPIYIAEKLSNSLYGMMVISALLSSLFTLVGLYLSYTFNLTSGATIIIVSAMSLFMFIIYKKIRVGA; encoded by the coding sequence ATGTTAGAAGCTCTAAATTATTCATTTATTCAAAATGCAATTATTGCAGGATTGTTAGTTAGTATTGCTGCTGGAATTATAGGTTCATTGATCGTTGTAAATAGAATGGTGTTTCTAGCAGGTGGAATGGCACACACCTCTTATGGTGGAATAGGTATTGCTATTTATTTTGGACTTCCTATTTTTTTAGGTGCTACTGTGTTTTCAATTGGAGCTGCTCTTTTAATGTCATATTTAACCCTTTATCAAAGGGAAAGAATAGATACTTTTATTGGTCTTATTTGGGCTTGTGGTATGGCTATTGGGATTATATTAGTTGATTTAACGCCTGGATATAATGTGGATTTGATGAGTTATTTATTTGGAACAATCTTAGCAGTTGGAAGTGATGACTTGATTTTTATGGCAATATTAGTAGCTTTTATAATTGTAGTAGTAAGTCTTTTTTATAGGGATATTTTAGCTGTTTCATATGATAGTGAATATGCCTCTTTAAGAGGAATAAATGTAAAAGTATTTTATACCTTGATTTTAGTTTTATCAGCATTAACAGTTGTGATTGCAATTAAAGTTGTGGGATTGATTTTAGTAATTGCTCTTTTGACAATTCCAATATATATCGCTGAAAAACTATCAAATTCATTATATGGAATGATGGTAATATCAGCACTTTTATCTTCACTTTTTACCCTTGTTGGTCTTTATTTGTCTTATACATTTAATTTGACTTCTGGAGCAACTATAATAATTGTAAGCGCAATGTCACTATTTATGTTTATAATATATAAAAAAATTAGAGTTGGTGCTTAA
- a CDS encoding DedA family protein codes for MLHEIVDFIVQTVGSLGYIGIFIMMFLESSFFPFPSEVVMVPAGYLAFQGEMNMGIAIICGVLGSLSGALFNYYLAVKFGRKFLIKYGKYFFISEETINKMEKFFKDHGHISTFSGRLIPAVRQYISFPAGLAKMNIFLFSLYTSLGAAVWVIILVLVGYFIGDSQLLIKEYLRVIIIAILIVLAIVAYLYYKNFKRKSLNQ; via the coding sequence ATGTTACATGAAATAGTTGACTTCATCGTTCAAACAGTTGGAAGTTTAGGTTATATAGGAATATTTATTATGATGTTTTTAGAAAGCTCTTTTTTCCCTTTTCCTAGTGAAGTAGTTATGGTACCAGCTGGATATTTAGCCTTTCAAGGTGAGATGAATATGGGTATTGCAATTATTTGTGGAGTATTGGGAAGTTTATCAGGTGCTTTATTTAACTATTACTTAGCTGTAAAATTTGGAAGAAAGTTTTTAATAAAATATGGGAAATATTTTTTTATAAGTGAAGAAACTATAAACAAAATGGAAAAGTTTTTTAAAGACCATGGGCATATCTCAACTTTTTCAGGAAGATTAATTCCAGCTGTTCGACAATATATCTCATTCCCAGCAGGTTTAGCAAAAATGAATATCTTTTTATTCTCTTTGTACACTAGTTTAGGTGCTGCTGTTTGGGTTATAATTTTAGTTTTAGTAGGGTACTTTATAGGAGATAGTCAACTTTTAATTAAAGAGTATTTAAGAGTTATTATTATTGCTATTTTAATAGTTTTAGCTATAGTTGCATACCTTTATTATAAAAATTTTAAAAGAAAAAGTTTAAACCAATGA